From a region of the Agromyces ramosus genome:
- a CDS encoding alkaline phosphatase family protein, with protein sequence MMRIRSRSLVALGVAALASAGIGGAAATAAVASSPPAAEHVVLIALDGFDASYLDDAPMPNLRQLATRGSLTTSTGVMTSITNPSWSSIATGAWPETHRNTAYWYDEETGTARSQQRDLAVPTIAQAIREQGGTVMSAQWFILQNYGVVYADPDALYTQPGGTCAKRADDAIAVLNGDAVNSGGQMVAANGIPDLIAVYCDTLDVLGHADGSYAAGMPAALAEVDEQIGRVVQATKDAGIYGRTAFVITGDHGMGTFTHGMESTLLGAIEALGYDAELLAAGRAPQAGTEVVIVVGGVGSLHLLGDAAGDPGAAAEIEEAVAALPHVAAVYDKAEQQAMHMSPKYGELIIEPDDGWSLGATPADPAGVHGTSRNLDVPLVLAGSGVRPNVGPVDPRHIDIAPTIAALLGYDAPAGADGRILIEAIHSR encoded by the coding sequence ATGATGCGCATCCGATCCCGTTCCCTCGTCGCGCTGGGCGTGGCGGCTCTCGCCTCCGCCGGAATCGGCGGAGCTGCCGCGACGGCCGCGGTCGCGTCGTCACCGCCAGCGGCGGAGCATGTGGTGTTGATCGCCCTCGACGGATTCGACGCGAGCTACCTCGACGATGCGCCCATGCCCAACCTCCGCCAGCTCGCCACTCGAGGCAGCCTCACGACCTCCACCGGGGTGATGACCTCGATCACCAATCCGTCCTGGTCGTCCATCGCCACGGGCGCCTGGCCCGAGACGCATCGGAACACCGCGTACTGGTACGACGAGGAGACCGGCACCGCTCGCAGCCAACAGCGCGACCTCGCCGTGCCGACCATCGCGCAGGCGATCCGCGAACAGGGCGGCACCGTGATGTCCGCGCAGTGGTTCATCCTGCAGAACTACGGTGTCGTCTACGCCGACCCCGACGCGCTCTACACGCAACCCGGCGGAACCTGCGCCAAGCGCGCTGACGACGCCATCGCCGTGCTGAACGGCGACGCCGTGAACAGCGGCGGCCAGATGGTTGCGGCGAACGGAATCCCCGATCTCATCGCCGTCTACTGCGACACCCTCGACGTGCTCGGCCACGCCGACGGCTCCTACGCCGCCGGCATGCCGGCAGCGCTCGCCGAGGTCGACGAGCAGATCGGCCGAGTGGTCCAGGCCACCAAGGACGCGGGCATCTACGGACGCACGGCGTTCGTCATCACCGGCGACCATGGCATGGGCACATTCACGCACGGGATGGAGAGCACACTGCTCGGGGCGATCGAGGCGCTCGGGTACGACGCGGAGCTCCTCGCCGCCGGACGCGCGCCCCAGGCCGGAACCGAGGTGGTGATCGTCGTCGGTGGTGTCGGCTCACTCCACCTGCTCGGCGACGCCGCCGGAGATCCGGGAGCTGCAGCCGAGATCGAGGAGGCCGTCGCCGCGCTCCCGCATGTCGCCGCCGTCTACGACAAGGCCGAGCAGCAGGCCATGCACATGTCGCCGAAGTACGGCGAGCTCATCATCGAGCCCGACGACGGCTGGTCGCTCGGCGCGACGCCCGCCGATCCTGCCGGCGTCCACGGCACGAGCCGCAACCTCGATGTGCCGCTGGTGCTCGCCGGGTCCGGTGTCCGCCCCAACGTCGGGCCGGTCGATCCGCGGCACATCGACATCGCGCCGACCATCGCCGCCCTCCTCGGCTACGACGCGCCCGCCGGTGCCGACGGCCGGATCCTCATCGAAGCGATCCACAGCCGCTGA
- a CDS encoding carbohydrate ABC transporter permease: MLFASILPLILVFVFAFSEVRLVDIPRLGTEPIDWTLDNFTRALNNPSFWQALGTTLLYSTLTMIGSVGVGLVLALALRRPFRGRGLVRALLLVPFVLPVIAAVTIWQTMLNPQYGLVNTFGREFLGWETAVGFLNTTSYEVWGIPIPLSLLVVVLFEIWTSAPLSFLFITARLQGVAPGIEEAAALDGANGAQIVTRIVMPQLKGVILLLCLLRFIWSFQSFNEVYLLTEGAGGTQVMALKVYTELITRADIGSAAAYGLLMSVILVALLAVYVALSRRKVDVE; encoded by the coding sequence GTGCTGTTCGCGTCGATCCTGCCGCTCATCCTCGTCTTCGTCTTCGCATTCAGCGAGGTCCGCCTCGTCGACATCCCTCGCCTCGGCACCGAGCCGATCGACTGGACCCTCGACAATTTCACCCGTGCCCTGAACAACCCGTCGTTCTGGCAGGCGCTCGGCACCACGCTGCTCTACTCGACGCTCACCATGATCGGATCGGTCGGTGTGGGCCTCGTGCTGGCACTCGCACTGCGCCGGCCGTTCCGGGGGCGCGGTCTCGTTCGGGCACTGCTGCTCGTGCCCTTCGTGCTTCCGGTCATCGCGGCCGTCACCATATGGCAGACGATGCTCAACCCGCAGTACGGGCTGGTCAACACCTTCGGTCGCGAGTTCCTCGGCTGGGAGACCGCGGTCGGGTTCCTCAACACGACGAGCTACGAGGTGTGGGGCATCCCCATCCCGTTGTCGCTGCTCGTCGTGGTGCTCTTCGAGATCTGGACGTCGGCCCCCCTGTCGTTCCTGTTCATCACCGCTCGGCTGCAGGGCGTCGCTCCGGGCATCGAAGAGGCCGCCGCTCTCGACGGCGCGAACGGAGCCCAGATCGTCACCAGAATCGTCATGCCGCAGTTGAAGGGCGTCATCCTGCTGCTCTGCCTCCTGCGGTTCATCTGGAGCTTCCAGAGCTTCAACGAGGTCTACCTGCTCACCGAGGGTGCCGGTGGCACCCAGGTCATGGCGCTCAAGGTCTACACCGAGCTCATCACCCGCGCCGACATCGGGAGCGCGGCAGCCTATGGTCTTCTCATGTCGGTGATCCTGGTGGCTCTGCTGGCCGTGTACGTCGCACTCTCACGCAGGAAGGTGGATGTCGAATGA
- a CDS encoding Lrp/AsnC family transcriptional regulator, with product MPPLECPRRLLGVGCKKASPSTALLKRRCTLDDLDRRIVGALMANPRATNTQISEVVFTSEATVSRRVSRLIRDGTVHVMGVLDGEATRRTRSLFVRLRCRPGEAHRSAERLSAWPECGSVKLLTGSVDCIAEISYTTNDHLLAITLEQLPALDGVLAVWSNQVIRRFATPHSWLPELLADELVEQLRVQRLDPWHDPLPDRSATTDPLDERIAAELAIDGRLGWQRLAERCDANPVTVRRRTEAMMTSGALRMRTVVEPERIGLPVNAFVSLNVNPTQLGRAGELLAEHPSVLMMAATTGDRNLCGEIALGSDAALYGFISDTIGGLPGLQHADVAVALQSLKRAGRIRAGA from the coding sequence ATGCCGCCACTTGAGTGTCCTCGACGACTTCTGGGAGTAGGTTGCAAGAAAGCATCTCCCTCCACCGCTCTCCTGAAACGAAGGTGCACTCTGGACGATCTCGATCGCCGCATCGTCGGCGCCCTGATGGCGAATCCGCGAGCGACCAACACACAGATCAGCGAGGTCGTCTTCACGTCGGAGGCGACGGTGTCGCGGCGAGTGTCACGTCTCATCCGCGACGGCACGGTGCACGTCATGGGCGTGCTCGACGGCGAGGCCACGCGTCGCACGCGATCCCTGTTCGTGCGACTGCGCTGCCGCCCCGGCGAAGCCCATCGTTCGGCCGAGCGACTCTCGGCGTGGCCCGAGTGCGGCTCCGTCAAGCTGCTGACCGGCAGCGTCGACTGCATCGCGGAGATCAGTTACACCACGAACGATCACCTGCTCGCCATCACCCTCGAACAGCTTCCCGCCCTCGATGGCGTGCTCGCCGTGTGGAGCAACCAGGTGATCCGTCGCTTCGCCACCCCCCACAGTTGGCTCCCCGAACTGCTCGCCGACGAGCTGGTCGAGCAGTTGCGGGTTCAGCGCCTCGACCCCTGGCATGATCCGCTCCCTGATCGCTCGGCGACCACGGATCCCCTCGACGAGCGGATCGCCGCCGAGCTCGCGATCGACGGACGGCTCGGCTGGCAACGGCTCGCCGAGCGGTGCGATGCGAACCCCGTGACGGTGCGGCGCCGCACCGAGGCGATGATGACATCGGGGGCGCTGCGCATGCGCACTGTCGTCGAGCCCGAGCGCATCGGATTGCCCGTGAACGCGTTCGTGTCGCTCAACGTGAATCCGACGCAGTTGGGGCGGGCCGGCGAATTGCTCGCGGAGCACCCGTCGGTGTTGATGATGGCCGCGACGACCGGTGACCGGAACCTGTGCGGCGAGATCGCCCTCGGGTCGGACGCAGCGCTGTACGGCTTCATCTCCGACACGATCGGCGGTCTGCCGGGCCTGCAGCACGCCGATGTGGCCGTCGCGCTGCAATCGCTCAAGCGCGCCGGCCGTATCCGCGCGGGCGCCTGA
- a CDS encoding outer membrane protein assembly factor BamB family protein → MDGTNGTEEQRPRLSRRGFIGVSAVGLGLGMTGTGWGPWPGAAVGAARAADEQGGLRFVVLTDTHGNDEETARLANLALVFAAVEAENPEFVLHCGDITDYGDDSGFAAYRSCISDGLWDRIRHVPGNHEIRWDVTARERFEQWFGPTSYSFDAGGVHFVALDPTQALQEPGLFGDDLDAIRRDLDAAGETPSVMFLHFPLAGRNHYVNDADELLRTIEPFPVRGIFAGHIHRNEIDRFNGLTQVAAVATRSGPFYLRCTERNDEAGRVLVVEQVTLGATLADAPVVDLLTEIPLDAGPGELAGPVHAGGRATGPRIDLSATAGPAAVGLEAQVYPQELFGTAVDRAWRPLERAGGSWHGALDASALATGVHRVRLRATDESGAFWHETVTVERHGSARTKLRWDDPIGGQIQGALAASGNTVVAASTSGRVVALRVSGAARHERMWVTDLGAVHRGAAFASDGSTVFVPSADHTITALEAETGRSRWTADLGRPVMSTPAVFNVGGVDRIVVTAGDRLFCLTTSGTTVWEAEVPRLSAGRAASDGERVYVGAGDGHGYAYDLATGNRLWSILTNTRTDSYRQLIYGPWDDWIEILPTGAVLFSTVANAIAVDPVTGSELWRRDGSYLYAPSLILEDGSVLLTTEWGVVDLVDPTTGVAHWSTQAVPRAVNAGPVRDERTGTVWLVSVGGLVVAIDPASGAVTVDRQLFTSNTFSTPVIVDRQLVVAAQDGVVRGVAI, encoded by the coding sequence GTGGACGGAACGAACGGTACGGAGGAGCAGCGGCCGCGGCTGAGTCGGCGCGGGTTCATCGGCGTCTCGGCGGTGGGCCTCGGCCTGGGGATGACGGGGACCGGGTGGGGACCGTGGCCGGGGGCTGCGGTCGGCGCGGCACGAGCAGCCGACGAGCAGGGCGGACTGCGCTTCGTCGTGCTCACCGACACCCACGGCAATGACGAGGAGACCGCTCGGCTGGCGAATCTGGCGCTGGTGTTCGCGGCCGTCGAGGCGGAGAACCCCGAGTTCGTGCTGCACTGCGGCGACATCACGGACTACGGCGACGACAGTGGATTCGCGGCGTACCGCTCGTGCATTTCCGACGGGCTGTGGGACCGCATTCGCCACGTGCCCGGCAATCACGAGATCCGGTGGGATGTCACGGCGCGCGAGCGGTTCGAGCAGTGGTTTGGGCCGACGAGCTACAGCTTCGATGCCGGAGGAGTGCACTTCGTCGCACTCGACCCCACGCAGGCATTGCAGGAGCCCGGCCTGTTCGGCGACGACCTCGACGCGATCCGCCGGGACCTGGACGCCGCGGGCGAGACGCCGAGCGTGATGTTCCTGCACTTCCCGCTGGCGGGACGCAACCACTACGTGAACGATGCCGACGAACTGTTGCGCACCATCGAGCCGTTTCCTGTGCGTGGCATCTTCGCCGGGCACATCCACCGCAACGAGATCGATCGGTTCAACGGGCTCACCCAGGTCGCCGCGGTCGCCACTCGCAGCGGGCCCTTCTACCTGCGGTGCACCGAACGCAACGACGAGGCCGGCCGGGTTCTCGTGGTCGAACAGGTCACGCTCGGCGCGACCCTCGCTGACGCGCCTGTCGTCGATCTGCTCACGGAGATCCCACTCGATGCAGGTCCAGGAGAGCTGGCCGGACCGGTCCACGCCGGTGGTCGTGCCACCGGCCCCAGGATCGACCTGAGCGCGACGGCCGGGCCGGCCGCAGTCGGTCTGGAGGCACAGGTGTATCCGCAGGAGCTGTTCGGCACGGCGGTCGATCGAGCCTGGAGGCCGCTGGAGCGAGCTGGAGGTTCGTGGCACGGCGCCCTCGACGCATCCGCACTCGCGACCGGTGTGCATCGGGTTCGGCTTCGGGCCACGGATGAGTCGGGTGCCTTCTGGCACGAGACGGTCACCGTCGAACGGCACGGGAGCGCGCGGACGAAGTTGCGATGGGATGACCCGATCGGCGGGCAGATCCAGGGTGCGCTCGCCGCGTCCGGAAACACCGTCGTCGCGGCGTCCACATCGGGCCGGGTGGTCGCGTTGCGCGTCTCCGGTGCCGCGCGGCATGAGCGCATGTGGGTGACCGACCTCGGCGCCGTGCACCGCGGTGCGGCCTTCGCGAGCGACGGCTCGACCGTGTTCGTTCCGAGCGCCGACCACACCATCACCGCGCTGGAGGCCGAGACCGGCCGAAGCCGGTGGACTGCGGATCTGGGCCGGCCCGTCATGTCCACGCCCGCCGTCTTCAATGTCGGCGGTGTCGACCGCATCGTCGTGACGGCCGGAGACCGACTCTTCTGCCTCACTACGTCGGGGACGACCGTGTGGGAAGCCGAGGTGCCACGCCTCTCCGCCGGTCGAGCGGCCTCCGACGGCGAGCGCGTGTACGTCGGCGCCGGCGACGGGCACGGCTACGCCTACGACCTCGCGACCGGGAACCGCCTATGGTCGATCCTCACCAACACCCGCACGGACTCCTATCGCCAGCTGATCTACGGGCCGTGGGATGACTGGATCGAGATCCTTCCGACCGGAGCAGTGCTCTTCAGCACCGTGGCCAACGCGATCGCGGTGGATCCCGTGACCGGATCGGAGCTGTGGCGGAGAGACGGCAGTTACCTCTACGCACCGAGTCTGATCCTCGAGGATGGGAGCGTCCTGCTGACGACGGAATGGGGTGTGGTCGACCTCGTCGACCCGACCACCGGTGTTGCGCACTGGAGCACGCAGGCGGTTCCGCGCGCCGTCAACGCCGGCCCGGTGCGGGACGAACGCACCGGCACCGTCTGGCTCGTCAGCGTGGGCGGTCTCGTCGTCGCGATCGACCCTGCGAGCGGGGCCGTGACCGTGGACCGGCAGCTGTTCACGTCGAACACATTCTCCACCCCGGTGATCGTCGACCGGCAGCTGGTCGTCGCTGCGCAGGACGGCGTCGTGAGAGGTGTGGCCATCTGA
- a CDS encoding glyceraldehyde-3-phosphate dehydrogenase, whose amino-acid sequence MEWIAKEELAERMIPLIGALYRDHGVVTSIHGRRLINRSAIALLKAHRFARQAGEVELDLADTMRVLEALREIGPGPASIDVARLVARYADAVGEGDARELADFVRDELVSVIAADGTPEPEGTDVVLYGFGRIGRLLARILIAHSGNGRGLRLRAIVVRKGSANDLVKRASLLRRDSVHGPFAGTIEVDEAANTILANGTLIQVIYSNDPASIDYTAYGIRDAIVVDNTGRWRDEEGLSQHLRSAGVARVLLTAPGKGAIKNIVHGINHDDIDAADAILSAASCTTNAITPVLKAVNDAYGVVRGHVETVHSFTNDQNLIDNFHSGDRRGRSAALNMVITETGAANAVAKALPELAGKLTGSAIRVPTPDVSLAILNLQLERPATKASLNRYLRQVSLTSPLRQQIDYIESPEVVSTDFVGSNRAGIVDGLATIADGTDVVLYVWYDNEYGYSCQVVRVIEAMAGSHPVVLPERQFVMHEREVTVTA is encoded by the coding sequence ATGGAATGGATCGCCAAAGAGGAGCTCGCCGAGCGGATGATCCCGCTCATCGGCGCCCTGTACCGAGACCACGGGGTGGTGACCTCCATCCACGGCCGCCGCCTCATCAACCGGTCCGCGATCGCGCTCCTGAAGGCGCACCGATTCGCCCGGCAGGCGGGCGAGGTCGAACTCGACCTCGCCGACACCATGCGCGTGCTCGAGGCGCTGCGCGAGATCGGGCCGGGTCCGGCCTCCATCGACGTCGCGCGGCTCGTGGCGCGCTACGCGGACGCGGTGGGCGAGGGCGATGCCCGGGAGCTCGCCGACTTCGTGCGCGACGAGCTCGTGTCCGTGATCGCCGCCGACGGCACACCCGAGCCCGAGGGCACGGATGTCGTGCTCTACGGCTTCGGACGCATCGGGCGTCTGCTCGCCCGCATCCTCATCGCGCACTCCGGCAACGGCCGCGGCTTGCGCCTCCGCGCCATCGTGGTGCGCAAGGGCTCCGCGAACGACCTCGTCAAGCGGGCGAGCCTGCTGCGCCGCGACTCGGTGCACGGGCCCTTCGCCGGCACGATCGAGGTCGATGAGGCGGCCAACACGATCCTCGCGAACGGCACGCTCATCCAGGTCATCTACTCGAACGACCCCGCATCCATCGACTACACGGCCTACGGCATCCGCGACGCGATCGTCGTCGACAACACGGGTCGCTGGCGCGACGAGGAGGGACTGTCGCAGCACCTCCGGTCGGCCGGCGTCGCCCGCGTGCTGCTCACGGCACCCGGAAAAGGCGCCATCAAGAACATCGTGCACGGCATCAATCACGACGACATCGACGCCGCCGATGCGATTCTGTCGGCCGCCTCGTGCACGACGAACGCCATCACGCCCGTGCTCAAGGCGGTCAACGACGCCTACGGAGTCGTTCGCGGGCACGTCGAGACCGTGCACTCGTTCACGAACGACCAGAACCTCATCGACAACTTCCACTCCGGCGACCGCCGCGGCCGCTCGGCGGCGCTCAACATGGTGATCACCGAGACCGGCGCGGCGAATGCCGTCGCGAAGGCGCTGCCCGAGCTCGCCGGCAAGCTCACCGGCAGCGCCATCCGGGTGCCGACCCCGGATGTCTCGCTCGCGATCCTGAACCTGCAGCTCGAGCGTCCGGCCACCAAAGCCTCGCTGAACCGGTACCTGCGACAGGTGTCGCTCACCTCGCCGCTGCGCCAGCAGATCGACTACATCGAGTCGCCCGAGGTCGTGTCGACCGACTTCGTCGGCTCGAACCGTGCAGGCATCGTCGACGGGCTCGCCACCATCGCCGACGGCACCGACGTGGTGCTCTACGTCTGGTACGACAACGAGTACGGCTACTCCTGCCAGGTCGTGCGGGTCATCGAGGCGATGGCCGGGTCGCACCCCGTGGTGCTGCCCGAGCGGCAGTTCGTGATGCACGAGCGCGAGGTCACCGTCACCGCGTAG
- a CDS encoding ABC transporter substrate-binding protein codes for MTHTFRPRIAASIAAVAVLGLLAGCTGGTAEETTEQTVTFWTPQATPERLAAQEDIAAAFTEETGIEVEVVAMAGADQDQALVTGAASGDVPDVILHASTQTGAWTSQGLLDTEAAAAVVDTLGQETFNEHAIEAVTLDDQISAVPSDGWTHVIAYRTDLLEQAGVEVPTSVTELAEVATTIKSELGITGLAFGTQAGTASATEGIQSIFQAAGCDLVVDGEVTIDSAECTEAAELFLTLRNSSVAGDFDVTSARAAYMNGDAAMLLFSTHILDELAGLDEATPATCAECVDSPTFLADNTQFVTVLDEENPAQYGAILSYGIPTGANVEGAQQYIEYVMSNGYVDTLGVATEGRIPLRNGMADNPTEFIDAWGALGIGPAHERTSVDLYGEEFVGGMAEGINAVYLWGMGTDDATLAGLVASQGVLAGQIEQLYNGAAAEDVTSAMKAAVEEVQASL; via the coding sequence ATGACCCACACGTTCAGGCCGCGCATTGCGGCATCCATCGCGGCCGTGGCCGTGCTCGGGTTGCTCGCCGGATGTACCGGCGGCACCGCGGAGGAGACCACTGAGCAGACCGTGACCTTCTGGACTCCGCAGGCCACACCCGAGCGCCTCGCCGCGCAGGAGGACATCGCAGCGGCGTTCACGGAGGAGACGGGCATCGAGGTCGAGGTCGTGGCGATGGCGGGCGCCGACCAGGATCAGGCACTCGTGACGGGCGCCGCGTCGGGGGATGTGCCAGACGTGATCCTGCACGCCTCGACGCAGACCGGTGCGTGGACGTCGCAGGGCCTGCTCGACACCGAGGCAGCGGCCGCCGTCGTGGACACGCTCGGGCAGGAGACGTTCAACGAGCACGCCATCGAGGCCGTCACGCTCGACGACCAGATCTCCGCTGTGCCGAGCGACGGCTGGACGCACGTGATCGCCTATCGCACCGACCTGCTCGAGCAGGCGGGCGTCGAAGTCCCCACGAGCGTCACCGAGCTCGCCGAGGTCGCGACGACGATCAAGAGCGAGCTCGGCATCACCGGTCTCGCCTTCGGAACCCAGGCCGGTACCGCGTCGGCGACGGAGGGCATCCAGTCGATCTTCCAGGCCGCGGGCTGCGACCTCGTCGTCGACGGCGAGGTGACGATCGATTCGGCCGAGTGCACCGAGGCCGCCGAGCTGTTCCTCACGCTCCGCAACTCCTCGGTCGCCGGCGACTTCGACGTGACCAGTGCACGTGCCGCGTACATGAACGGCGACGCCGCCATGCTGCTGTTCTCGACCCACATCCTCGACGAACTCGCGGGCCTCGACGAGGCGACGCCGGCGACGTGCGCCGAGTGCGTCGACAGTCCGACGTTCCTCGCCGACAACACGCAGTTCGTCACGGTGCTCGACGAGGAGAATCCGGCCCAGTACGGGGCGATCCTCAGCTACGGGATTCCGACCGGAGCGAACGTGGAGGGCGCTCAGCAGTACATCGAGTACGTCATGAGCAACGGCTACGTCGACACGCTCGGTGTCGCGACCGAAGGTCGTATACCGCTGCGGAACGGCATGGCCGACAACCCGACCGAGTTCATCGATGCCTGGGGTGCGCTCGGCATCGGCCCGGCGCACGAGCGGACCTCCGTCGACCTGTACGGCGAGGAGTTCGTCGGCGGAATGGCCGAGGGCATCAACGCCGTGTACCTGTGGGGCATGGGCACGGATGACGCAACGCTCGCCGGTCTCGTCGCGAGCCAGGGCGTGCTCGCAGGGCAGATCGAACAGCTGTACAACGGCGCAGCAGCCGAGGACGTGACGTCGGCGATGAAGGCGGCCGTCGAGGAGGTCCAGGCGAGCCTGTGA
- a CDS encoding Gfo/Idh/MocA family protein, producing the protein MSAVPQRIVIIGAGGRGRDAYGRWAIEHPDEATVVAVADIDTGRRSALAEAAGGAAQYGDWPEVVADFAELAVDGVVIAVPDSMHVDVAIAVADAGVPFLLEKPAAPTLAELERLALHAGQVSARLAIGHVLRFTPFWRTIKQIVDSGAIGRLMTIEVRENIGFWHFAHSYVRGNWRHTATSSAMVLAKTSHDLDLIRWIAGDAPETLYSIGELTWFRRENAPDGAPAFCVDGCPVADTCPFFAPRYYIDALAGVHGHPVHLLSDDTSIAGRLEALRTGDYGRCVFRSDNDVADHQQTTMQFPGGLTATLTASAFTAENTRVVAITGAAGQLTGHMERGELVVDLFSPGAALPEGLPVARREVSTMKPMGHARHTLHVAMPSADLGDHAGHAGGDAGLMAEFVAALGRGTVGSGELSFSTALDSHLMAFAAEASRLSGTRIEFAEWVSSLGITPAPAERG; encoded by the coding sequence ATGAGCGCCGTGCCTCAGCGGATCGTCATCATCGGCGCGGGCGGGCGCGGTCGCGACGCATACGGGCGCTGGGCGATCGAGCACCCCGACGAGGCGACGGTCGTCGCGGTCGCCGACATCGATACGGGCCGCCGCTCGGCCCTGGCGGAGGCCGCCGGGGGAGCAGCGCAGTACGGCGACTGGCCGGAGGTCGTGGCCGACTTCGCCGAGCTCGCGGTCGATGGCGTCGTGATCGCCGTGCCCGACTCGATGCACGTCGACGTCGCGATCGCCGTGGCCGACGCGGGCGTGCCCTTCCTGCTCGAGAAGCCGGCTGCTCCGACGCTCGCCGAGCTGGAGCGGCTCGCGCTGCATGCCGGACAGGTCTCGGCTCGGCTCGCCATCGGGCATGTCCTCCGGTTCACCCCGTTCTGGCGCACGATCAAGCAGATCGTCGACTCAGGAGCGATCGGCAGGCTCATGACGATCGAGGTGCGAGAGAACATCGGGTTCTGGCATTTCGCCCACTCCTACGTGCGTGGCAACTGGCGCCATACCGCGACCTCCAGCGCGATGGTGCTGGCGAAGACGTCGCACGACCTCGACCTGATCCGATGGATCGCGGGGGATGCGCCCGAGACGCTGTACAGCATCGGCGAGCTCACGTGGTTCCGACGCGAGAATGCGCCCGACGGAGCACCCGCGTTCTGCGTCGACGGTTGCCCGGTCGCGGACACCTGCCCATTCTTCGCGCCGCGCTACTACATCGACGCCCTCGCCGGCGTGCACGGCCATCCGGTGCACCTGCTCAGCGACGACACGTCGATCGCCGGCCGGCTCGAGGCCCTGCGCACCGGCGACTACGGTCGTTGCGTGTTCAGGAGCGATAACGATGTGGCCGACCATCAGCAGACGACCATGCAGTTCCCGGGCGGCCTCACGGCGACCCTGACGGCGTCGGCGTTCACCGCCGAGAACACGCGAGTCGTCGCGATCACCGGTGCCGCCGGCCAGCTCACGGGGCACATGGAGCGCGGCGAGCTCGTGGTCGACCTGTTCTCACCCGGAGCGGCGCTGCCCGAGGGATTGCCGGTCGCCCGCCGCGAGGTGAGCACGATGAAGCCGATGGGGCACGCCCGGCACACGCTTCACGTGGCGATGCCGAGCGCCGATCTCGGTGACCACGCCGGTCACGCCGGCGGCGATGCCGGCCTCATGGCCGAGTTCGTCGCCGCCCTCGGGCGCGGCACGGTGGGCTCGGGCGAGCTCTCGTTCAGCACCGCGCTCGACAGCCACCTCATGGCGTTCGCGGCCGAAGCATCCCGGCTGAGCGGCACGCGCATCGAGTTCGCCGAATGGGTGTCGTCGCTCGGCATCACGCCGGCGCCGGCTGAGAGAGGCTGA
- a CDS encoding carbohydrate ABC transporter permease — translation MSRRRSALAPRPAARVGRFIIVALALVISIGPVLYGVLLSLRPYSAIVRAPLDLFPSLDEIDLSAYTTAMLDESQGGFGLGRFVLNSLIVAFGTVVLSIVVSILGAYAAARLRYRGRGGVNAVILGVYLFPGIVLAVPLFVLLARAGLTGSLVGLFFVYVAITVPVSIYMMRNYFLALPESVEEAAIIDGASMPQMLRSVVLPIALPGIVATAIYVFMIAWNEYFYALLFLVQDRALWTAPLGISQLSDFNVPVTVLLAGSIAITVPVVVLFFFAQRYLVDGLTSGAEK, via the coding sequence ATGAGCCGCCGTCGCTCCGCGCTCGCCCCGCGTCCCGCGGCCCGGGTGGGACGATTCATCATCGTGGCGCTCGCGCTCGTCATCTCGATCGGGCCCGTGCTCTACGGAGTCCTGTTGTCGCTGCGGCCATACTCGGCGATCGTGCGAGCCCCTCTCGACCTGTTCCCGTCGCTCGACGAGATCGATCTCTCCGCGTACACGACGGCGATGCTCGACGAGTCCCAGGGCGGGTTCGGGCTCGGCCGCTTCGTGCTGAACTCCCTCATCGTCGCCTTCGGCACCGTGGTGCTGTCGATCGTCGTGTCGATCCTCGGAGCGTACGCCGCGGCGCGCCTGCGCTACCGCGGCCGCGGCGGCGTCAACGCGGTCATACTCGGGGTCTACCTGTTCCCGGGCATCGTGCTGGCGGTTCCGCTGTTCGTGCTGCTCGCAAGGGCAGGACTGACCGGATCGCTCGTGGGCCTGTTCTTCGTGTACGTCGCGATCACGGTCCCCGTGTCGATCTACATGATGCGCAACTACTTCCTCGCGTTGCCGGAGAGCGTCGAGGAGGCGGCGATCATCGATGGCGCGTCAATGCCGCAGATGCTGCGGAGCGTCGTGCTGCCCATCGCTCTCCCGGGCATCGTCGCAACCGCGATCTACGTGTTCATGATCGCCTGGAACGAGTACTTCTACGCGTTGCTGTTCCTCGTGCAGGACCGCGCCTTGTGGACGGCGCCCCTCGGCATCTCCCAATTGAGCGACTTCAACGTGCCGGTCACGGTGCTGCTCGCGGGATCCATCGCAATCACCGTCCCCGTCGTGGTCCTGTTCTTCTTCGCACAGCGCTACCTCGTCGACGGCCTGACCTCGGGAGCGGAGAAATGA